Proteins encoded by one window of Cervus canadensis isolate Bull #8, Minnesota chromosome 18, ASM1932006v1, whole genome shotgun sequence:
- the PLEKHG4 gene encoding puratrophin-1 isoform X2 → MEGPLEDGDESPESQGHATDWRFAVCSFRDAWDEGEPAPQMQAKNPLPPSPPAGAAGEELQGSPLPGELQSPTGQMVADESGHGQKGTLGGFSVQMNEPASYGVEILLSPMSSHLSLAQGENDSQGDLAGDSVSGRVMPVRLDPEGLDSDPVNHGGLLSEMSSGLLEADSHRSRLLKSTDCLLAQDLAWELLASGMAALPGTRDVEGRAVLLLCAHNSAWNHPKCNSHELVRLLLYLQSIPRPKVQTLGLTVLVDARICSPSSSIFWGLSQLQEAVPGSVHRVLLVGKLPEEVPAGLQLEHLSSHQSLLTHISTSELLTSLGGGLPYCHQAWLDFRMRLEALLQSCQGVCALLQGAIESMKAVPQPMESGEVGRLLRQARVLMERVLDSPRLAWLQCQGALELTWLKQEVPEVTLSPDYRSAVDEVEELYGRVDGLLHQLTLQGNRRIQALELVQTLEAQEGELHQMEVWLQQVGWPALEEPREPSLDMLLQAQGPFRELDQIAQEQVRRGEKCLQPLVGCDAAELGPFGARFLTLRTQLADFSRALGQRRQRLADAEKLLQFFKQVPAVPAVPPLRKAYSLDRNLGLSLREPAHQCHHEAIVPACHRPEAGDGAQSGSCPTMPPPGSCDPRSPNRLQLVLAEMVATEREYVRALDYTMENYFPELDRPDVPQGLRGQRAQLFGNLEKLWDFHRHFFLRELEACTQHPPRVAYAFLRHRVQFGMYALYSKNKPRSDALMTSYGHVFFRDKQQALGDHLDLASYLLKPIQRMSKYALLLQELARACGGPAQELSALRAAQSLVHFQLRHGNDLLAMDAIHGCDVNLKEQGQLVRQDEFTVRCGRHKSLRRIFLFEELLLFSKPRQGPTGIDLFTYKRSFKMADLGLTECCGDDNLRFEIWFRRRKSKDTFVLQATSLATKQAWTADISRLLWRQAVHNKEVRMAEMVSMGVGNKAFRDIAPSEEAINDRTVNYILQCRAVRSRASIAVAPFDSDSPYLGASSALPGDPASCSVLGSLNLHLHRDPALLGFRWPLYSTSFPEEAALETDAELGSQPSLTPEDSEVSSQCPSASGSSGSDSSCVSGQILGKGLEDLSYV, encoded by the exons ATGGAAGGGCCCCTGGAGGATGGGGATGAGTCTCCAGAGTCCCAGGGCCATGCCACCGACTGGAGATTTGCTGTGTGCAGTTTCAGAGATGCCTGGGATGAGGGGGAACCTGCTCCCCAGATGCAGGCCAAGAACCCCCTTCCTCCAAGCCCACCAGCAGGGGCAGCTGGGGAGGAGCTCCAGGGCAGCCCTCTGCCTGGCGAGCTTCAATCACCCACAGGACAGATGGTTGCAGATGAGTCGGGGCATGGCCAGAAGGGCACATTAGGAGGGTTCTCTGTCCAGATGAATGAACCAGCCTCCTATGGAGTGGAGATCCTCCTAAGTCCAATGTCTTCCCACCTTAGTCTGGCACAGGGTGAGAATGACAGCCAAGGAGACTTGGCAGGGGACTCAGTTTCAGGCAGGGTCATGCCAGTCCGCTTGGACCCTGAAGGGTTGGACAGTGACCCTGTGAACCATGGAGGTCTTTTATCTGAGATGTCGTCAGGGCtactggaggcag ACTCCCACAGATCCAGGCTCTTGAAGTCCACTGACTGCCTCCTGGCCCAAGACCTTGCCTGGGAGCTGCTTGCCAGTGGCATGGCTGCCCTGCCAG GGACTCGAGATGTAGAAGGCCGGGCAGTGCTGCTTCTGTGTGCCCATAACTCAGCCTGGAATCACCCCAAGTGCAACAGCCATGAGCTCGTCCGCCTCCTGCTCTACTTGCAAAGCATCCCCAG GCCCAAAGTACAGACCTTGGGACTGACCGTACTGGTGGACGCCCGGATTTGTTCCCCAAGCTCTTCCATATTCTGGGGGCTCAGCCAACTGCAA GAAGCAGTCCCAGGATCAGTGCACCGTGTGCTGCTGGTGGGAAAGCTGCCGGAGGAAGTGCCTGCAGGGCTACAG TTAGAGCATCTATCCTCTCACCAAAGCCTGCTGACCCACATCTCCACTTCAGAGTTGCTCACTTCACTAGGAGGAGGCCTGCCTTACTGTCACCAGGCTTGGCTGGACTTCCGGATG CGTCTGGAAGCCCTCCTACAGAGCTGCCAGGGGGTTTGTGCCCTGCTTCAGGGAGCCATTGAGAGCATGAAGGCTGTGCCCCAGCCCATGGAGTCTGGG GAAGTTGGTCGACTGCTGCGGCAGGCACGGGTCCTGATGGAGCGTGTGCTAGACTCTCCACGGTTGGCATGGCTACAATGCCAGGGAGCCTTGGAGCTCACATGGCTAAAGCAAGAGGTGCCAGAGGTGACCCTGAGCCCAGACTACAG GTCAGCAGTGGATGAGGTTGAGGAGCTGTATGGCCGCGTGGATGGATTGCTGCACCAACTGACCCTGCAGGGTAACCGCCGAATACAAGCACTGGAGTTGGTCCAGACgctggaggcccaggagggcGAGCTGCACCAG ATGGAAGTGTGGCTTCAGCAGGTGGGCTGGCCAGCACTTGAGGAGCCCAGGGAGCCCTCACTGGACATGCTGCTTCAGGCCCAAGGCCCTTTTCGGGAACTGGACCAGATTGCTCAG GAACAGGTCAGGCGAGGGGAGAAATGTCTGCAGCCACTGGTTGGCTGTGATGCGGCCGAACTGGGCCCCTTTGGGGCCCGCTTTCTGACCCTGCGAACCCAGCTGGCCGACTTCTCTAGGGCTTTGGGCCAGCGGCGGCAGCGACTGGCAGATGCCGAGAAACTCTTGCAGTTCTTCAAGCAG GTCCCAGCGGTACCTGCTGTCCCTCCCCTGAGAAAGGCCTATAGCCTTGATCGGAATCTGGGATTGAGTCTCAGAGAACCTGCCCACCAGTGCCACCATGAGGCTATTGTACCTGCCTGCCACAGACCGGAGGCTGGAGATGGTGCCCAGTCAGGGTCATGCCCcaccatgcctcctccagggagctgTGACCCCAGGAGCCCCAACAG ACTTCAGCTGGTGCTGGCGGAGATGGTGGCTACGGAGAGGGAGTACGTCCGTGCCCTGGACTACACCATGGAGAACTACTTCCCTGAGCTGGATCGCCCTGATGTGCCCCAGGGCCTCCGTGGCCagcgtgcccaactctttggcaACCTGGAGAAGCTGTGGGACTTCCACCGCCATTTTTTCTTGCGTGAGCTGGAGGCCTGTACCCAGCACCCGCCCCGGGTGGCCTATGCCTTCCTGCGCCAT AGGGTGCAGTTTGGGATGTACGCACTCTACAGCAAGAATAAACCGCGCTCTGATGCCCTGATGACCAGCTATGGTCACGTCTTCTTCAGG GACAAGCAGCAGGCACTGGGGGACCACTTGGACTTGGCCTCCTACCTGCTGAAGCCCATCCAGCGCATGAGCAAGTACGCGCTGCTGCTGCAGGAGCTGGCGCGGGCCTGCGGGGGACCCGCACAGGAGCTGAGTGCCCTGCGGGCTGCCCAGAGCCTCGTGCACTTTCAGCTGCGACACGGCAATGACTTGCTAGCCATGGATGCCATCCATGGCTGTGAT GTCAACCTCAAGGAACAGGGCCAGTTGGTCCGGCAGGATGAGTTCACAGTCCGCTGTGGGCGCCACAAATCCCTGCGTCGCATTTTCCTCTTTGAGGAGCTGTTGCTTTTCAGCAAGCCTCGCCAAGGACCCACAGGCATCGACCTGTTCACCTACAAGCGGTCCTTCAAG ATGGCAGACCTTGGCCTTACTGAGTGCTGTGGGGACGACAACCTGCGCTTTGAGATCTGGTTTCGCCGTCGCAAGTCTAAGGACACCTTTGTGCTACAAGCCACCAGCTTGGCCACCAAGCAGGCCTGGACAGCTGACATCTCCCGCCTGCTCTGGAGGCAGGCCGTCCACAACAAGG AGGTGCGCATGGCTGAGATGGTGTCTATGGGTGTGGGGAACAAGGCCTTCCGGGACATCGCACCCAGCGAAGAAGCTATCAACGACCGCACTGTCAACTATATCCTGCAGTGCCGAG CGGTTCGCTCTCGGGCCTCCATTGCTGTGGCTCCCTTTGACTCTGACAGCCCCTACCTGGGGGCCTCAAGCGCCCTTCCTGGAGACCCTGCCTCTTGCTCCGTACTGGGGTCCCTCAACCTGCATCTGCACAGAGACCCAGCTCTTCTGGGCTTCCGCTGGCCCCTGTATTCCACCAGTTTCCCAGAGGAAGCAGCACTGGAGACGGATGCCGAGCTGGGCAGTCAGCCATCTTTGA CTCCTGAGGACTCAGAGGTTTCCTCCCAGTGCCCATCAGCCAGTggctccagtggctcagacagcagcTGTGTGTCAGGGCAGATCCTGGGCAAGGGCCTGGAGGACTTGTCCTAC GTCTGA
- the PLEKHG4 gene encoding puratrophin-1 isoform X1: MEGPLEDGDESPESQGHATDWRFAVCSFRDAWDEGEPAPQMQAKNPLPPSPPAGAAGEELQGSPLPGELQSPTGQMVADESGHGQKGTLGGFSVQMNEPASYGVEILLSPMSSHLSLAQGENDSQGDLAGDSVSGRVMPVRLDPEGLDSDPVNHGGLLSEMSSGLLEADSHRSRLLKSTDCLLAQDLAWELLASGMAALPGTRDVEGRAVLLLCAHNSAWNHPKCNSHELVRLLLYLQSIPRPKVQTLGLTVLVDARICSPSSSIFWGLSQLQEAVPGSVHRVLLVGKLPEEVPAGLQLEHLSSHQSLLTHISTSELLTSLGGGLPYCHQAWLDFRMRLEALLQSCQGVCALLQGAIESMKAVPQPMESGEVGRLLRQARVLMERVLDSPRLAWLQCQGALELTWLKQEVPEVTLSPDYRSAVDEVEELYGRVDGLLHQLTLQGNRRIQALELVQTLEAQEGELHQMEVWLQQVGWPALEEPREPSLDMLLQAQGPFRELDQIAQEQVRRGEKCLQPLVGCDAAELGPFGARFLTLRTQLADFSRALGQRRQRLADAEKLLQFFKQALTWAEEGRQVLAELEQECPGVVLQRLQLHWTKHPDLPPAHFRKMWALATGLGSEGVRQECRWAWARCQDTWLALDQKLEAARKSPPTGSTASLCVSRVPAVPAVPPLRKAYSLDRNLGLSLREPAHQCHHEAIVPACHRPEAGDGAQSGSCPTMPPPGSCDPRSPNRLQLVLAEMVATEREYVRALDYTMENYFPELDRPDVPQGLRGQRAQLFGNLEKLWDFHRHFFLRELEACTQHPPRVAYAFLRHRVQFGMYALYSKNKPRSDALMTSYGHVFFRDKQQALGDHLDLASYLLKPIQRMSKYALLLQELARACGGPAQELSALRAAQSLVHFQLRHGNDLLAMDAIHGCDVNLKEQGQLVRQDEFTVRCGRHKSLRRIFLFEELLLFSKPRQGPTGIDLFTYKRSFKMADLGLTECCGDDNLRFEIWFRRRKSKDTFVLQATSLATKQAWTADISRLLWRQAVHNKEVRMAEMVSMGVGNKAFRDIAPSEEAINDRTVNYILQCRAVRSRASIAVAPFDSDSPYLGASSALPGDPASCSVLGSLNLHLHRDPALLGFRWPLYSTSFPEEAALETDAELGSQPSLTPEDSEVSSQCPSASGSSGSDSSCVSGQILGKGLEDLSYV; this comes from the exons ATGGAAGGGCCCCTGGAGGATGGGGATGAGTCTCCAGAGTCCCAGGGCCATGCCACCGACTGGAGATTTGCTGTGTGCAGTTTCAGAGATGCCTGGGATGAGGGGGAACCTGCTCCCCAGATGCAGGCCAAGAACCCCCTTCCTCCAAGCCCACCAGCAGGGGCAGCTGGGGAGGAGCTCCAGGGCAGCCCTCTGCCTGGCGAGCTTCAATCACCCACAGGACAGATGGTTGCAGATGAGTCGGGGCATGGCCAGAAGGGCACATTAGGAGGGTTCTCTGTCCAGATGAATGAACCAGCCTCCTATGGAGTGGAGATCCTCCTAAGTCCAATGTCTTCCCACCTTAGTCTGGCACAGGGTGAGAATGACAGCCAAGGAGACTTGGCAGGGGACTCAGTTTCAGGCAGGGTCATGCCAGTCCGCTTGGACCCTGAAGGGTTGGACAGTGACCCTGTGAACCATGGAGGTCTTTTATCTGAGATGTCGTCAGGGCtactggaggcag ACTCCCACAGATCCAGGCTCTTGAAGTCCACTGACTGCCTCCTGGCCCAAGACCTTGCCTGGGAGCTGCTTGCCAGTGGCATGGCTGCCCTGCCAG GGACTCGAGATGTAGAAGGCCGGGCAGTGCTGCTTCTGTGTGCCCATAACTCAGCCTGGAATCACCCCAAGTGCAACAGCCATGAGCTCGTCCGCCTCCTGCTCTACTTGCAAAGCATCCCCAG GCCCAAAGTACAGACCTTGGGACTGACCGTACTGGTGGACGCCCGGATTTGTTCCCCAAGCTCTTCCATATTCTGGGGGCTCAGCCAACTGCAA GAAGCAGTCCCAGGATCAGTGCACCGTGTGCTGCTGGTGGGAAAGCTGCCGGAGGAAGTGCCTGCAGGGCTACAG TTAGAGCATCTATCCTCTCACCAAAGCCTGCTGACCCACATCTCCACTTCAGAGTTGCTCACTTCACTAGGAGGAGGCCTGCCTTACTGTCACCAGGCTTGGCTGGACTTCCGGATG CGTCTGGAAGCCCTCCTACAGAGCTGCCAGGGGGTTTGTGCCCTGCTTCAGGGAGCCATTGAGAGCATGAAGGCTGTGCCCCAGCCCATGGAGTCTGGG GAAGTTGGTCGACTGCTGCGGCAGGCACGGGTCCTGATGGAGCGTGTGCTAGACTCTCCACGGTTGGCATGGCTACAATGCCAGGGAGCCTTGGAGCTCACATGGCTAAAGCAAGAGGTGCCAGAGGTGACCCTGAGCCCAGACTACAG GTCAGCAGTGGATGAGGTTGAGGAGCTGTATGGCCGCGTGGATGGATTGCTGCACCAACTGACCCTGCAGGGTAACCGCCGAATACAAGCACTGGAGTTGGTCCAGACgctggaggcccaggagggcGAGCTGCACCAG ATGGAAGTGTGGCTTCAGCAGGTGGGCTGGCCAGCACTTGAGGAGCCCAGGGAGCCCTCACTGGACATGCTGCTTCAGGCCCAAGGCCCTTTTCGGGAACTGGACCAGATTGCTCAG GAACAGGTCAGGCGAGGGGAGAAATGTCTGCAGCCACTGGTTGGCTGTGATGCGGCCGAACTGGGCCCCTTTGGGGCCCGCTTTCTGACCCTGCGAACCCAGCTGGCCGACTTCTCTAGGGCTTTGGGCCAGCGGCGGCAGCGACTGGCAGATGCCGAGAAACTCTTGCAGTTCTTCAAGCAG GCCTTGACCTGGGCCGAGGAGGGGCGGCAAGTGTTGGCAGAGCTGGAACAGGAGTGCCCAGGGGTTGTGCTGCAGCGGCTGCAGCTGCACTGGACCAAGCACCCGGACTTGCCTCCTGCCCACTTCCGAAAGATGTGGGCTCTAGCCACAGGGCTGGGATCTGAGGGCGTTCGCCAGGAGTGCCGCTGGGCCTGGGCGCGGTGCCAGGACACCTGGCTGGCCCTGGATCAGAAGTTAGAAGCTGCTCGCAAGTCACCCCCGACGGGTAGCACAGCTAGCCTGTGTGTCAGCCGGGTCCCAGCGGTACCTGCTGTCCCTCCCCTGAGAAAGGCCTATAGCCTTGATCGGAATCTGGGATTGAGTCTCAGAGAACCTGCCCACCAGTGCCACCATGAGGCTATTGTACCTGCCTGCCACAGACCGGAGGCTGGAGATGGTGCCCAGTCAGGGTCATGCCCcaccatgcctcctccagggagctgTGACCCCAGGAGCCCCAACAG ACTTCAGCTGGTGCTGGCGGAGATGGTGGCTACGGAGAGGGAGTACGTCCGTGCCCTGGACTACACCATGGAGAACTACTTCCCTGAGCTGGATCGCCCTGATGTGCCCCAGGGCCTCCGTGGCCagcgtgcccaactctttggcaACCTGGAGAAGCTGTGGGACTTCCACCGCCATTTTTTCTTGCGTGAGCTGGAGGCCTGTACCCAGCACCCGCCCCGGGTGGCCTATGCCTTCCTGCGCCAT AGGGTGCAGTTTGGGATGTACGCACTCTACAGCAAGAATAAACCGCGCTCTGATGCCCTGATGACCAGCTATGGTCACGTCTTCTTCAGG GACAAGCAGCAGGCACTGGGGGACCACTTGGACTTGGCCTCCTACCTGCTGAAGCCCATCCAGCGCATGAGCAAGTACGCGCTGCTGCTGCAGGAGCTGGCGCGGGCCTGCGGGGGACCCGCACAGGAGCTGAGTGCCCTGCGGGCTGCCCAGAGCCTCGTGCACTTTCAGCTGCGACACGGCAATGACTTGCTAGCCATGGATGCCATCCATGGCTGTGAT GTCAACCTCAAGGAACAGGGCCAGTTGGTCCGGCAGGATGAGTTCACAGTCCGCTGTGGGCGCCACAAATCCCTGCGTCGCATTTTCCTCTTTGAGGAGCTGTTGCTTTTCAGCAAGCCTCGCCAAGGACCCACAGGCATCGACCTGTTCACCTACAAGCGGTCCTTCAAG ATGGCAGACCTTGGCCTTACTGAGTGCTGTGGGGACGACAACCTGCGCTTTGAGATCTGGTTTCGCCGTCGCAAGTCTAAGGACACCTTTGTGCTACAAGCCACCAGCTTGGCCACCAAGCAGGCCTGGACAGCTGACATCTCCCGCCTGCTCTGGAGGCAGGCCGTCCACAACAAGG AGGTGCGCATGGCTGAGATGGTGTCTATGGGTGTGGGGAACAAGGCCTTCCGGGACATCGCACCCAGCGAAGAAGCTATCAACGACCGCACTGTCAACTATATCCTGCAGTGCCGAG CGGTTCGCTCTCGGGCCTCCATTGCTGTGGCTCCCTTTGACTCTGACAGCCCCTACCTGGGGGCCTCAAGCGCCCTTCCTGGAGACCCTGCCTCTTGCTCCGTACTGGGGTCCCTCAACCTGCATCTGCACAGAGACCCAGCTCTTCTGGGCTTCCGCTGGCCCCTGTATTCCACCAGTTTCCCAGAGGAAGCAGCACTGGAGACGGATGCCGAGCTGGGCAGTCAGCCATCTTTGA CTCCTGAGGACTCAGAGGTTTCCTCCCAGTGCCCATCAGCCAGTggctccagtggctcagacagcagcTGTGTGTCAGGGCAGATCCTGGGCAAGGGCCTGGAGGACTTGTCCTAC GTCTGA